A genomic stretch from Telopea speciosissima isolate NSW1024214 ecotype Mountain lineage chromosome 7, Tspe_v1, whole genome shotgun sequence includes:
- the LOC122667415 gene encoding protein ZINC INDUCED FACILITATOR-LIKE 1-like isoform X2: MFGRALTSVFWGVVADRYGRKRVIMIGTITMVVFNTLFGFSTCFWMAVVMRFLLGSMNGFLGPIRAYASEICRKEHQTLGLSTVSTSWGIGLIVGPALGGLLAQETLHMHNEEHTEGHCTFDDMESPSNLSDAKEKSEEIKQEPPSKESLLKNWPLMSSIIVFGVFSLHDMAYTEIFSLWAVSPRKFGGLSYSTKDVGEVLAVSGFGLLIFQLFIYPSVANVLGPMIVCRILAVLSIPLLSSYPFIAMLSGSGLAILITCASLLKNAFSVSITTGLFVLQNNAVTQHQRGAANGISLTAMSLFKAVGPAVGGAIFSWAQNRQGASFLPGDHMVFFILNVIVGIGLLMTFKPFLAQPST, from the exons ATGTTTGGAAGAGCTTTGACTTCTGTCTTTTGGGGAGTTGTAGCTGATCGATATGGTAGAAAACGTGTAATAATGATAGGGACTATTACAAT GGTTGTTTTCAACACCCTCTTTGGCTTCAGTACATGCTTTTGGATGGCAGTTGTCATGAGGTTTCTTCTTGGAAGCATGAATGGTTTTCTTGGACCAATAAGG GCATATGCTTCTGAAATATGCCGTAAAGAGCATCAAACTCTAGGGCTGTCAACT GTTAGCACATCATGGGGCATAGGCTTGATTGTAGGTCCAGCTCTTGGAGGCTTACTGGCACAG GAGACATTGCATATGCATAATGAGGAACATACAGAAGGGCATTGCACATttgatgatatggagagtccATCGAATTTGTCTGATGCAAAAGAGAAATCTGAAGAAATTAAACAAGAACCACCTTCTAAGGAGAGCCTCTTAAAGAATTGGCCACTAATGTCATCTATTATTGTATTTGGTGTTTTCTCACTTCATGATATGGCCTATACAGAG ATCTTCTCTTTATGGGCTGTCAGTCCAAGAAAGTTTGGAGGATTGAGCTATTCAACTAAGGATGTTGGTGAAGTTCTTGCAGTCTCAG GATTTGGGCTTTTAATATTTCAACTTTTCATATATCCATCGGTTGCAAATGTTCTTGGTCCCATGATCGTGTGTCGCATTTTAGCG GTGTTATCCATACCGTTGCTGTCAAGTTACCCCTTCATAGCCATGCTATCTGGGTCTGGCCTTGCGATTTTGATAACATGTGCATCTCTGTTGAAGAATGCTTTTTCT GTGTCCATTACGACAGGATTGTTCGTCCTGCAAAATAATGCAGTG ACTCAACATCAAAGAGGTGCTGCAAATGGAATCTCTCTGACTGCAATGTCTCTTTTCAAAGCAGTTGGTCCAGCCGTAGGAGGTGCAAT CTTTTCTTGGGCGCAAAACCGTCAAGGGGCTTCCTTCCTGCCAG GTGACCATATGGTTTTCTTTATACTAAATGTGATCGTGGGGATTGGACTGCTAATGACGTTCAAACCATTTCTTGCTCAGCCCAGTACATAG
- the LOC122667415 gene encoding protein ZINC INDUCED FACILITATOR-LIKE 1-like isoform X1, which translates to MFGRALTSVFWGVVADRYGRKRVIMIGTITMVVFNTLFGFSTCFWMAVVMRFLLGSMNGFLGPIRAYASEICRKEHQTLGLSTVSTSWGIGLIVGPALGGLLAQPAEKYPNFFSKESLFGRFPYLLPSLAISIFATGTTILTFWLPETLHMHNEEHTEGHCTFDDMESPSNLSDAKEKSEEIKQEPPSKESLLKNWPLMSSIIVFGVFSLHDMAYTEIFSLWAVSPRKFGGLSYSTKDVGEVLAVSGFGLLIFQLFIYPSVANVLGPMIVCRILAVLSIPLLSSYPFIAMLSGSGLAILITCASLLKNAFSVSITTGLFVLQNNAVTQHQRGAANGISLTAMSLFKAVGPAVGGAIFSWAQNRQGASFLPGDHMVFFILNVIVGIGLLMTFKPFLAQPST; encoded by the exons ATGTTTGGAAGAGCTTTGACTTCTGTCTTTTGGGGAGTTGTAGCTGATCGATATGGTAGAAAACGTGTAATAATGATAGGGACTATTACAAT GGTTGTTTTCAACACCCTCTTTGGCTTCAGTACATGCTTTTGGATGGCAGTTGTCATGAGGTTTCTTCTTGGAAGCATGAATGGTTTTCTTGGACCAATAAGG GCATATGCTTCTGAAATATGCCGTAAAGAGCATCAAACTCTAGGGCTGTCAACT GTTAGCACATCATGGGGCATAGGCTTGATTGTAGGTCCAGCTCTTGGAGGCTTACTGGCACAG CCAGCAGAAAAATAtccgaattttttttctaaagaaTCTCTATTTGGAAG GTTTCCGTACTTATTACCTAGCCTTGCTATATCAATCTTTGCAACGGGAACAACTATTCTTACTTTTTGGCTTCCG GAGACATTGCATATGCATAATGAGGAACATACAGAAGGGCATTGCACATttgatgatatggagagtccATCGAATTTGTCTGATGCAAAAGAGAAATCTGAAGAAATTAAACAAGAACCACCTTCTAAGGAGAGCCTCTTAAAGAATTGGCCACTAATGTCATCTATTATTGTATTTGGTGTTTTCTCACTTCATGATATGGCCTATACAGAG ATCTTCTCTTTATGGGCTGTCAGTCCAAGAAAGTTTGGAGGATTGAGCTATTCAACTAAGGATGTTGGTGAAGTTCTTGCAGTCTCAG GATTTGGGCTTTTAATATTTCAACTTTTCATATATCCATCGGTTGCAAATGTTCTTGGTCCCATGATCGTGTGTCGCATTTTAGCG GTGTTATCCATACCGTTGCTGTCAAGTTACCCCTTCATAGCCATGCTATCTGGGTCTGGCCTTGCGATTTTGATAACATGTGCATCTCTGTTGAAGAATGCTTTTTCT GTGTCCATTACGACAGGATTGTTCGTCCTGCAAAATAATGCAGTG ACTCAACATCAAAGAGGTGCTGCAAATGGAATCTCTCTGACTGCAATGTCTCTTTTCAAAGCAGTTGGTCCAGCCGTAGGAGGTGCAAT CTTTTCTTGGGCGCAAAACCGTCAAGGGGCTTCCTTCCTGCCAG GTGACCATATGGTTTTCTTTATACTAAATGTGATCGTGGGGATTGGACTGCTAATGACGTTCAAACCATTTCTTGCTCAGCCCAGTACATAG
- the LOC122667414 gene encoding ribonuclease III domain-containing protein RNC1, chloroplastic, translating to MGFQMLTYVSLQKDSVPLFLPSMELSSPFRHLSKPLSASSSDISFSSSLSAFPIQSHFKYCKFREPKSRDFRIFSVTVDPQELPRSSPQRLLRELAERKKVISPKKKIPPRRFILKPPLDDSRLAERFLNSPQLSLKAFPLLSSCLPSSRLNNADKTWIDEYLLEAKQALGYPLEPSDRFGDDNPAKQFDTLLYLAFQHPSCERTNARHVRSGHSRLLFIGQYVLELALAEFFLQRYPRESPGPMRERVFGLIGKRNLPKWIKAAGLQNLIFPFDEMDKLVRKEREPPVKSVFWALFGAIYLCFGMPEVYRVLFEVFGMDPEDESCQPKLRRQLEDIDYASVEFENRKLSWQDVASYKPPEDALFAHPRLFRACVPPGMHRFRGNIWDFDSRPKVMQTLGYPLQVTDRIPEITEARNIELGLGLQLCFLHPSKYKYGHPRFCFERLEYVGQKIQDLVMAEKLLMKHLDAPGRWIQERHRRLLLNKFCGKSLREKYLHNFIIYGEQVQDSYEHNRRLRNPATTAVQQAIHGLSYTVYGKPDVRRLMFEVFDFEQIQPKAV from the exons ATGGGTTTTCAAATGCTCACTTACGTATCACTGCAGAAGGATTCTGTACCTCTGTTCCTTCCGTCAATGgagctctcttcccctttcagACATCTCTCAAAACCATTGTCTGCTTCTTCGTCTgatatctctttttcttcctcattGTCTGCTTTTCCTATCCAAAGCCACTTCAAGTACTGTAAATTCAGAGAACCAAAGTCTCGGGATTTCCGTATTTTTTCTGTAACCGTCGATCCCCAAGAGCTCCCCAGAAGCAGCCCCCAGAGGCTCCTTAGAGAGCTTGCAGAGCGTAAAAAGGTCATCTCTCCGAAGAAAAAGATCCCTCCGAGAAGATTCATCCTTAAACCCCCTCTAGATGATTCCAGATTGGCCGAAAGATTCCTCAACAGCCCTCAATTGTCACTCAAAGCGTTCCCTCTGTTGAGCTCTTGCTTGCCTTCTTCTCGACTCAACAATGCCGACAAGACGTGGATTGATGAGTACCTACTCGAAGCCAAGCAAGCTCTGGGTTACCCCCTCGAGCCTTCTGATCGATTTGGCGACGACAATCCGGCAAAACAGTTCGATACCTTGTTGTACTTGGCTTTCCAGCATCCTTCGTGCGAGAGAACGAATGCTAGGCATGTCCGGTCGGGCCATTCGAGGTTGTTGTTTATAGGGCAATACGTGCTTGAGTTGGCATTGGCTGAGTTCTTCTTGCAGAGGTATCCGAGAGAGTCGCCCGGtccaatgagagagagagtgtttggTTTGATTGGGAAGCGGAATCTACCCAAGTGGATCAAAGCTGCTGGGTTGCAGAATCTGATCTTTCCGTTTGATGAGATGGATAAGTTGGTTCGGAAGGAGAGAGAGCCTCCCGTGAA GTCTGTCTTCTGGGCTCTGTTTGGGGCAATATATCTCTGTTTTGGCATGCCAGAAGTATATCGTGTTCTTTTTGAGGTATTTGGAATGGACCCTGAAGATGAGAGCTGCCAGCCAAAATTAAGGAGACAACTTGAAGATATTGATTATGCTTCTGTGGAATTTGAAAACAGAAAGCTCAGTTGGCAAGATGTTGCTTCCTATAAG CCTCCAGAAGATGCACTTTTTGCACACCCAAGGCTTTTCAGGGCATGTGTTCCACCAGGCATGCATCGGTTCCGAGGGAATATTTGGGATTTTGATAGCAGACCTAAAGTTATGCAAACCCTGGGATATCCGTTGCAAGTGACTGACAGGATTCCAGAAATAACTGAGGCCAGGAACATTGAACTTGGACTTGGGCTTCAG CTGTGTTTCTTGCACCCATCAAAATACAAGTACGGGCATCCTCGGTTTTGTTTTGAGCGACTGGAATATGTTGGCCAAAAGATCCAA GATCTTGTGATGGCTGAGAAGTTGCTCATGAAGCATCTTGATGCTCCTGGAAGATGGATACAGGAAAGGCACCGCCGTCTTCTGCTCAACAAGTTCTGTGGAAAGTCCTTGAGGGAGAAGTATCTCCACAACTTCATCATATATGGTGAGCAAGTCCAGGATTCATATGAACACAACAGAAGACTCAGGAACCCAGCTACAACTGCAGTTCAACAAGCCATCCATGGGCTCTCGTACACTGTATATGGGAAGCCAGATGTGAGGCGCCTTATGTTTGAGGTGTTTGATTTTGAGCAGATTCAGCCTAAAGCAGTATGA